In a single window of the Deinococcus aetherius genome:
- a CDS encoding Uma2 family endonuclease, which translates to MSDPALRKISEEEYLRTEELSPFRREYIDGFVYALHGEDTPNAQAGAASRHGLICMNIGSALHRVALRQGCRLYQSDMRVRLSQPRFTRYYYPDLVLTCDPVDAAATFLPSPCLVVEVLSPSIRDPDRREKLFAYTTLPSVRGYLLVDTATRAARLYVRDGDRWDEQYAEEEGELRLPCLNVPLALSDIYEGIDL; encoded by the coding sequence ATGAGCGACCCGGCCCTGCGCAAGATCAGCGAGGAGGAGTACCTTCGCACGGAGGAACTCAGCCCCTTCAGGCGGGAGTACATAGATGGTTTCGTCTATGCCCTGCACGGCGAGGACACCCCGAACGCGCAGGCGGGCGCAGCCAGCAGACACGGGCTGATCTGCATGAACATCGGCTCGGCGCTGCACCGAGTCGCCCTCCGGCAGGGCTGCCGCCTGTACCAGAGCGACATGCGCGTGCGGCTGTCGCAGCCTCGCTTCACCCGGTACTACTATCCCGATCTGGTCCTGACCTGCGACCCGGTGGACGCCGCCGCCACCTTCCTCCCCTCGCCGTGTCTCGTCGTAGAAGTCCTGAGCCCCAGCATCCGCGATCCGGACCGCCGCGAGAAGCTGTTCGCCTACACGACCCTCCCCAGCGTGCGGGGCTACCTGCTGGTGGACACGGCGACTCGCGCCGCCCGCCTGTACGTCAGGGACGGCGACAGGTGGGACGAGCAGTACGCGGAGGAGGAAGGGGAGTTGAGGTTGCCGTGTTTGAACGTTCCGCTGGCTCTCTCCGACATCTACGAGGGCATCGACCTCTGA
- a CDS encoding GGDEF domain-containing protein, with protein MLTPRLASPLRPELRRSRQRLLWLLGGAYLLFAAVTALLNPPGAFPGAYQTPKFWIAGVFVVVLLCTALAPRHVRRVGVGAFMVLTPLLWLEAGRMTSSGTLPFELTVWSAALAGVAPLLLGSAWGGAAVLVFLAGLSLVLLEGPTLSPALLAAWVAGGLATGVTAGVSFVAARLIEANIALHEQASAQLQAARFDGLTRVLCRAATEEELEDRLRHAAEARAPLSVVMCDIDHFKAVNDQYGHPAGDDVLRGVAKRLRRTVRGSGGLVGRWGGEEFLILLPGLAKPEAQALAERLRQSVAASPVAGLPVTASLGVASYRLADDTADALLARADQALYAAKRSGRNNVK; from the coding sequence ATGCTGACCCCCCGCCTTGCCTCCCCCCTCCGCCCCGAGCTGCGCCGCAGCCGCCAGCGGTTGCTGTGGCTGCTGGGCGGGGCCTACCTGCTGTTCGCCGCCGTCACGGCCCTGCTCAATCCGCCCGGCGCCTTTCCGGGGGCGTACCAGACGCCCAAGTTCTGGATCGCGGGCGTCTTCGTGGTGGTCTTGCTCTGCACGGCGCTGGCTCCCCGACACGTTCGCCGAGTCGGCGTGGGCGCGTTCATGGTCCTGACCCCGCTGCTGTGGCTGGAGGCAGGGCGGATGACGTCGTCGGGCACCCTGCCCTTCGAGCTGACTGTGTGGTCGGCGGCCTTGGCCGGTGTGGCCCCCCTGCTGCTGGGCTCCGCGTGGGGGGGCGCGGCGGTCCTGGTCTTCCTGGCGGGGCTGAGCCTCGTGCTGCTGGAGGGGCCGACCCTCTCCCCGGCGCTGCTGGCCGCCTGGGTGGCGGGGGGGCTCGCCACGGGGGTCACGGCGGGCGTCTCGTTCGTCGCCGCCCGGCTCATCGAGGCCAACATCGCCCTGCACGAGCAGGCGAGCGCGCAGCTCCAGGCCGCCCGCTTCGACGGCCTGACCCGGGTGCTGTGCCGCGCCGCGACCGAGGAGGAACTCGAAGACCGTCTGCGCCACGCCGCCGAGGCCCGGGCCCCCCTGAGCGTCGTCATGTGCGACATCGACCATTTCAAGGCCGTCAACGACCAGTACGGTCACCCGGCGGGCGACGACGTGCTGCGTGGCGTCGCCAAGCGGCTGCGCCGCACCGTGCGCGGCTCCGGCGGGCTGGTGGGGCGCTGGGGTGGCGAGGAGTTCCTGATCCTGCTCCCCGGCCTCGCCAAGCCCGAGGCCCAGGCCCTCGCCGAGCGCCTGCGCCAGAGCGTCGCCGCCTCGCCCGTCGCGGGCCTGCCCGTCACCGCCAGCCTCGGCGTCGCCTCCTACCGCCTCGCGGACGACACGGCGGACGCCCTGCTCGCCCGCGCGGACCAGGCCCTGTACGCGGCCAAACGGTCGGGGCGGAACAACGTGAAGTGA
- the ndk gene encoding nucleoside-diphosphate kinase: MERTFAMIKPDGVRRGLTPEILARIQRKGYRVVGLKQMVIARETAETHYGEHRERPFFGELVTFITGGPVVAIALEGENVISGWRAMMGATNPANAAPGTIRADYATTTGENVTHGSDSPESAGRELGLFFKPEELLG, encoded by the coding sequence ATGGAACGCACCTTTGCCATGATCAAGCCCGACGGCGTGCGCCGGGGCCTCACGCCCGAGATCCTCGCCCGCATCCAGCGCAAGGGCTACCGCGTGGTCGGCCTCAAGCAGATGGTGATCGCCCGCGAGACGGCGGAAACCCACTACGGCGAGCACCGCGAGCGCCCCTTCTTCGGCGAACTCGTGACGTTCATCACGGGCGGCCCGGTCGTCGCCATCGCCCTTGAGGGCGAGAACGTCATCTCCGGCTGGCGGGCGATGATGGGCGCCACCAACCCGGCCAATGCCGCCCCCGGCACCATCCGCGCCGACTACGCCACCACGACCGGGGAGAACGTCACCCACGGAAGCGACTCGCCCGAGAGTGCCGGGCGTGAACTCGGCCTGTTCTTCAAGCCGGAGGAACTGCTCGGCTGA
- a CDS encoding AbrB/MazE/SpoVT family DNA-binding domain-containing protein encodes MDKFGRVVIPKKVREALNLHAGSKLRANLKNRTLTLEAEARPYEIRYDEHGWPTIHFSQSVPLPADFDPVRDIREDRAAELLKW; translated from the coding sequence ATGGACAAATTCGGACGTGTGGTCATCCCTAAGAAAGTCCGGGAAGCCCTGAACCTCCACGCGGGGAGTAAGCTCCGGGCCAACCTGAAGAACCGGACCCTTACGCTGGAGGCCGAGGCGAGGCCCTACGAGATCAGGTACGACGAACACGGCTGGCCCACCATCCATTTCTCCCAGTCCGTGCCCCTCCCAGCCGACTTCGACCCGGTGCGCGACATCCGCGAGGACCGCGCGGCGGAGCTACTCAAGTGGTGA
- a CDS encoding aldo/keto reductase: MTTLQMGAAQSGTFRIGGELEVNRLGFGAMRITGAGIWGDPTDREGALATLRRLPDLGVNFIDTADSYGPAVSEELIREALYPYDTVVVATKGGLTRTGPDVWIPVGRPEYLKQQAYVSRRRLGVERIDLWQLHRIDPKVPRDEQFGAIRELLDEGVIRFAGLSEVSVEEIEAARQVFPVATVQNLYNLVGRKSEDVLDYCEREGIGFIPWYPLAAGGLTREGSVLDEVSRRVGATPSQVALAWVLRRSPVMLPIPGTGKVRHLEENVAAAGVQLSDEDFRSLDEVGRQEWESKRRR, from the coding sequence ATGACGACACTGCAAATGGGCGCGGCACAGAGCGGCACCTTCCGCATCGGGGGAGAGCTGGAGGTCAACCGCCTGGGCTTCGGGGCCATGCGCATCACGGGGGCAGGCATCTGGGGCGACCCCACCGACCGCGAGGGGGCCCTCGCCACCCTGCGCCGCCTGCCCGACCTGGGCGTGAACTTCATCGACACCGCCGACTCGTACGGCCCGGCGGTCAGCGAGGAACTGATCCGCGAGGCGCTGTACCCCTACGACACGGTCGTGGTCGCCACCAAGGGCGGCCTGACCCGGACGGGCCCCGACGTGTGGATTCCGGTGGGGCGCCCCGAGTACCTCAAGCAGCAGGCGTACGTCTCCCGCCGCCGCCTGGGCGTCGAGCGCATCGACCTGTGGCAACTGCACCGCATCGACCCCAAGGTGCCCCGCGACGAGCAGTTCGGGGCGATCCGCGAGCTGCTGGACGAGGGCGTCATCCGTTTCGCGGGCCTGAGCGAGGTGAGCGTCGAGGAGATCGAGGCGGCCCGCCAGGTCTTCCCGGTCGCCACGGTGCAGAACCTCTACAACCTCGTGGGCCGCAAGAGTGAGGACGTGCTCGACTACTGCGAGCGCGAGGGCATCGGCTTCATCCCGTGGTACCCCCTCGCGGCGGGCGGCCTGACCCGCGAGGGCAGCGTCCTCGACGAGGTCTCGCGCCGGGTCGGGGCCACGCCGTCGCAGGTCGCGCTCGCGTGGGTGCTCAGGCGCAGCCCGGTCATGCTGCCCATCCCCGGCACGGGTAAGGTCAGGCACCTCGAAGAGAACGTGGCCGCCGCCGGGGTGCAGCTTTCGGACGAGGACTTCCGCAGCCTCGACGAGGTGGGCCGCCAGGAGTGGGAGAGCAAACGGCGGCGCTGA
- the acnA gene encoding aconitate hydratase AcnA — protein sequence MAMNLFGARDTLTTKAGQPLYYYRLGKLQDLGHDVSKLPFSVKVLLESVLREANNYDVREEDVRAVANWKPVNEEIEIPFKPARVILQDFTGVPAVVDLAAMRTAMVSLGGDPKKINPLIPVDLVIDHSVQVDEFGTDFALANNMALEFERNRERYEFLRWGQQAFDNFGVVPPASGIIHQVNLEYLAKGVQSRPEDDGAVVYPDSLVGTDSHTTMINGLGIVGWGVGGIEAEAVMLGQPIYMLMPEVIGFKLTGALPEGATATDLALRVTQMLREKGVVGKFVEFYGAGLSNMTLPDRATIANMAPEYGATMGFFPVDDEALRYLRRTGRLEDEIELVETYYKAQGLFRTDETPDPVFTDTIELDLSTIVPSLAGPKRPQDRVNLSDMHTVFNEALTAPVKQRGFELKPEQLDAQGTIGGTDIRIGQGAVTLASITSCTNTSNPSVLIAAGLVAKKAVERGLKPKAWVKTSLAPGSRVVTEYLETSGLQSYLDQIGFNTVGYGCMTCIGNSGPLPEPVVQAIQEGDLVVASVLSGNRNFEGRVNPHIRANYLASPPLVVAYALAGTVVNDIVDEPIATDTDGQPVYLRDLWPSNAEIQQIMDQAINAEMFKRVYDGIEQSNAQWNAIPVTGGDLYDWNPESTYIQNPPFFENLAGGPSETVSSIEGARALVKVGDSVTTDHISPAGSFKADTPAGKYLQERGIQPKDFNSYGSRRGNDRIMTRGTFANIRLKNQLAPGTEGGFTTDFTTGQVTSIFDASQNYRAQNIPLLVFAGKDYGMGSSRDWAAKGTFLLGVKAVIAESFERIHRSNLVGMGVLPLQFKNGETADSLGIQGDETFDVILPPDLKPRQDVTLRVTRDGVSRDITVQCRIDTPVEIDYYKNGGILQTVLRGILERSGAGAKA from the coding sequence ATGGCGATGAACCTGTTCGGTGCGCGCGACACGCTCACCACCAAGGCCGGGCAACCGCTCTACTACTACCGCCTGGGCAAGTTGCAGGATCTCGGGCACGACGTCAGCAAGCTGCCCTTCTCGGTGAAGGTGCTGCTCGAAAGCGTCCTGCGCGAGGCCAACAACTACGACGTGCGCGAGGAGGACGTGCGCGCCGTGGCGAATTGGAAGCCCGTCAACGAGGAGATCGAGATTCCCTTCAAGCCCGCCCGCGTGATCCTCCAGGACTTCACGGGCGTGCCCGCCGTCGTGGACCTCGCGGCCATGCGCACGGCGATGGTCTCGCTCGGCGGCGACCCCAAGAAGATCAACCCCCTGATCCCGGTGGACCTTGTGATCGACCACTCGGTGCAGGTGGACGAGTTCGGCACCGACTTCGCCCTCGCCAACAACATGGCGCTGGAGTTCGAGCGCAACCGAGAGCGGTACGAGTTCCTCCGCTGGGGCCAGCAGGCCTTCGACAACTTCGGCGTGGTGCCCCCGGCGAGCGGCATCATCCACCAGGTCAACCTCGAATACCTCGCCAAGGGCGTGCAGAGCCGCCCGGAAGACGACGGTGCGGTCGTGTATCCCGACTCGCTCGTCGGCACCGACTCGCACACCACCATGATCAACGGTCTGGGCATCGTGGGCTGGGGCGTGGGCGGCATCGAGGCCGAGGCCGTGATGCTCGGCCAGCCGATCTACATGCTGATGCCGGAAGTCATCGGCTTCAAACTGACGGGCGCGCTGCCGGAGGGGGCGACCGCCACCGACCTCGCCCTGCGCGTGACCCAGATGCTGCGCGAGAAGGGCGTGGTGGGCAAGTTCGTCGAGTTCTACGGGGCGGGCCTGAGCAACATGACCCTGCCCGACCGCGCGACCATCGCCAACATGGCCCCCGAGTACGGCGCGACGATGGGCTTTTTCCCGGTGGACGACGAGGCGCTGCGCTACCTGCGCCGCACGGGCCGCCTGGAGGACGAGATCGAACTCGTCGAGACGTACTACAAGGCCCAGGGCCTGTTCCGCACCGACGAGACGCCCGACCCCGTCTTCACCGACACCATCGAACTCGACCTCTCGACCATCGTGCCGAGCCTCGCCGGGCCCAAGCGTCCCCAGGACCGCGTGAACCTCAGCGACATGCACACGGTGTTCAACGAGGCGCTCACCGCTCCGGTCAAGCAGCGCGGGTTCGAGTTGAAGCCCGAGCAGCTCGACGCTCAGGGCACCATCGGCGGCACCGACATCCGAATCGGTCAGGGCGCGGTGACGCTCGCCTCGATCACGTCCTGCACGAACACGAGCAACCCCAGCGTCCTGATCGCGGCGGGCCTCGTCGCCAAGAAGGCCGTGGAGCGCGGTCTGAAGCCCAAAGCGTGGGTGAAGACCAGCCTCGCTCCCGGCTCGCGCGTCGTGACCGAGTACCTGGAGACCTCGGGCCTTCAGTCGTACCTCGACCAGATCGGCTTCAACACGGTCGGCTACGGCTGCATGACCTGCATCGGCAACTCGGGCCCACTCCCCGAGCCCGTCGTGCAGGCGATCCAGGAGGGCGACCTCGTGGTGGCCTCGGTCCTCTCGGGCAATCGCAACTTCGAGGGCCGCGTGAACCCGCACATCCGGGCAAACTACCTCGCCTCGCCGCCGCTCGTCGTGGCCTACGCCCTCGCCGGGACGGTCGTGAACGACATCGTGGACGAGCCCATCGCTACCGACACGGACGGGCAGCCCGTCTACCTGCGCGACCTCTGGCCCTCGAACGCCGAAATCCAGCAGATCATGGATCAGGCGATCAACGCCGAGATGTTCAAGCGGGTCTACGACGGCATCGAGCAGAGCAACGCCCAGTGGAACGCCATTCCGGTCACGGGCGGCGACCTGTACGACTGGAACCCCGAGTCCACCTACATCCAGAACCCGCCCTTCTTCGAGAACCTGGCCGGGGGGCCGAGCGAGACGGTGTCCTCCATCGAGGGCGCACGCGCGCTCGTGAAGGTGGGCGACTCGGTGACGACCGACCACATCAGCCCGGCCGGGTCCTTCAAGGCCGACACTCCTGCGGGCAAGTACCTGCAAGAGCGCGGTATTCAACCCAAGGACTTCAACTCCTACGGCTCGCGGCGCGGGAACGACCGCATCATGACGCGCGGGACGTTCGCCAACATCCGCCTCAAGAACCAGCTCGCCCCCGGCACCGAGGGCGGCTTCACGACCGACTTCACGACCGGGCAGGTGACGAGCATCTTCGACGCCTCGCAGAACTACAGGGCGCAGAACATCCCCCTGCTCGTCTTCGCGGGCAAGGACTACGGCATGGGCTCCAGCCGCGACTGGGCCGCCAAGGGCACCTTCCTGCTGGGTGTGAAGGCCGTCATCGCCGAGTCGTTCGAGCGCATCCATCGCTCCAACCTCGTCGGCATGGGTGTGCTGCCCCTCCAGTTCAAGAACGGCGAGACTGCCGACTCACTGGGCATTCAGGGTGACGAGACCTTCGACGTGATACTGCCCCCCGACCTGAAGCCCCGCCAGGACGTGACCCTGCGGGTGACGAGGGACGGCGTGAGCCGCGACATCACCGTCCAGTGCCGCATCGACACGCCGGTCGAGATCGACTACTACAAGAACGGCGGCATCCTCCAGACCGTGCTGCGTGGGATTCTGGAGCGGAGTGGGGCGGGGGCGAAGGCGTAA
- a CDS encoding type II toxin-antitoxin system VapC family toxin: protein MSTPALTFFDTSTLVAALFPDHPRHGWATTQRGAASALGISTHTLAETYKVLTVHPRLGIQPADATRLLEAATANMTKVTLDPSLYFAAMRRCVDGGLPGSIIFDALIALAAVSAGAAALVTLNPRDFKGLGKDVAGIVVHP from the coding sequence GTGAGCACCCCCGCCCTGACGTTCTTCGACACCAGCACGCTCGTCGCCGCCCTCTTCCCCGATCATCCCCGGCACGGGTGGGCCACGACCCAGAGGGGGGCGGCCTCTGCCCTGGGCATCAGCACGCACACTCTGGCCGAGACCTACAAAGTCCTGACCGTTCACCCGCGACTGGGCATCCAGCCTGCGGACGCCACACGACTGCTCGAAGCCGCCACCGCGAACATGACCAAGGTGACGCTAGACCCCTCCCTGTACTTCGCCGCTATGCGGCGCTGTGTGGATGGCGGTCTGCCGGGCAGCATCATCTTCGACGCCCTGATCGCCCTGGCGGCCGTTAGCGCCGGGGCCGCCGCGCTGGTCACCCTGAATCCCAGGGACTTCAAAGGGCTGGGCAAGGACGTGGCGGGGATTGTCGTTCACCCGTAG
- a CDS encoding nitroreductase family protein, with amino-acid sequence MLARRTTNGPFRPDPVSREHQHLLMRVAQAAPSHFNSQPWRFVLIEDKGTIREVARISGESMTELIEAGVFFERYRRYFRFTEAEMEQKRDGIHIDHLPGPLRPFTRRIFSDAGLRIMRQLGVPKKLGEDNRRLVEGSPLLLAALLDKAEYRPGELSGFYSVFGLGAAMENIWNAVGEVGMGLQFVSTPMEIGRQWQAIRELLRVPDDLELMAVYRLGYLPEDGKRPSIDWSSRHRKRLSQFVFRETCEVPEREG; translated from the coding sequence ATGCTCGCCCGCCGGACCACGAACGGCCCCTTTCGCCCGGACCCCGTGAGCCGAGAGCACCAGCACCTCCTGATGCGGGTCGCGCAGGCCGCCCCCAGCCACTTCAACAGCCAGCCGTGGCGCTTCGTCCTGATCGAGGACAAAGGCACCATCCGGGAAGTCGCGCGCATCTCGGGCGAGAGCATGACCGAACTCATCGAGGCGGGCGTCTTCTTCGAGCGGTACCGCCGCTACTTCCGCTTCACCGAGGCCGAGATGGAGCAAAAGCGCGACGGCATCCACATCGACCACCTGCCCGGCCCCCTGCGCCCCTTCACCCGCCGCATCTTTTCCGATGCGGGGCTGAGGATCATGCGCCAGCTCGGCGTGCCGAAGAAACTGGGCGAGGACAACCGCAGGCTGGTGGAGGGCAGCCCCCTGCTCCTCGCCGCGCTGCTCGACAAGGCGGAGTACCGACCCGGGGAGCTGAGCGGCTTTTACTCCGTCTTCGGCCTCGGCGCGGCGATGGAGAACATCTGGAACGCGGTGGGGGAGGTCGGAATGGGCCTGCAGTTCGTCTCGACGCCGATGGAGATTGGGCGCCAGTGGCAGGCGATCCGGGAACTCCTGCGGGTGCCCGACGACCTTGAACTGATGGCCGTCTACCGCCTGGGCTACCTGCCCGAGGACGGGAAGCGCCCCAGCATCGACTGGAGCAGCCGCCACCGCAAGCGGCTCTCGCAGTTCGTCTTCCGCGAGACCTGCGAGGTGCCCGAGAGGGAGGGCTGA
- a CDS encoding type III polyketide synthase has translation MPAMAALPVVRSLVTGLPPHRVSQSDIREAARTLFPRMAARPHMLDVFDNAQIKFRAISRPLEWYMQPRGFGEKNAVFVEEARALTSRLAREALERAEIKPADVDAVVVVNTSGLSTPSLDASLIEALGLNRHAARLPVWGLGCAGGAAGLARAADLVRAGYQSVLYVAVELCSLTLVKGDESKSNFVGTALFADGGAALVVTAQGVPGPPPLLSLHGGYSTLIEDSEDIMGWNVVDDGLKVRFSRDIPTLVHSMMADNVSGALAAHGWTREEVGTFVVHPGGVKVLAAYEDALDLPEGALNASRRVLCRHGNMSSVTVLFVLEETLREGPQGKALLSAMGPGFSAEHVLIEFPS, from the coding sequence ATGCCCGCCATGGCTGCTCTCCCCGTTGTCCGCTCGCTCGTCACCGGGCTTCCGCCCCACCGCGTCTCTCAGTCGGACATCCGCGAGGCGGCGCGCACCCTCTTTCCGCGCATGGCCGCCCGCCCGCACATGCTCGACGTGTTCGACAACGCGCAGATCAAGTTCCGCGCCATCTCCCGCCCTCTGGAGTGGTACATGCAGCCGCGCGGCTTCGGCGAGAAGAATGCCGTCTTCGTCGAGGAAGCCCGCGCCCTGACCTCCCGGCTGGCCCGCGAGGCACTGGAACGGGCGGAGATCAAACCTGCCGACGTGGACGCCGTCGTCGTCGTGAACACCAGTGGCCTGAGCACCCCCAGCCTCGACGCCTCCCTCATCGAGGCGCTGGGCCTGAACCGTCACGCCGCGCGCCTGCCCGTCTGGGGCCTGGGCTGCGCGGGGGGCGCGGCGGGCCTCGCGCGGGCCGCCGACCTCGTGCGCGCGGGGTACCAGAGCGTGCTGTACGTGGCGGTCGAGCTGTGTAGCCTAACCCTCGTGAAGGGCGACGAGTCCAAGAGCAACTTCGTGGGCACGGCCCTCTTCGCCGACGGCGGCGCGGCCCTCGTCGTGACGGCACAGGGCGTGCCCGGCCCGCCCCCGCTGCTCAGCCTCCACGGCGGTTACTCCACCCTGATCGAGGACTCCGAGGACATCATGGGCTGGAACGTGGTGGACGACGGCCTCAAGGTCCGCTTCTCCCGCGACATCCCCACCCTCGTCCACTCCATGATGGCGGACAACGTCTCCGGCGCCCTCGCCGCCCACGGCTGGACGCGCGAGGAGGTGGGGACCTTCGTCGTCCACCCCGGCGGCGTGAAGGTCCTCGCCGCCTACGAGGACGCCCTGGACCTCCCCGAAGGAGCCCTGAACGCCAGCCGCCGCGTCTTGTGCCGCCACGGCAACATGAGCAGCGTGACCGTCCTCTTCGTGCTGGAGGAGACCCTGCGCGAAGGTCCCCAGGGCAAGGCCCTCCTGAGCGCGATGGGCCCGGGCTTCAGCGCGGAGCATGTGCTGATCGAGTTTCCGAGTTGA